A region from the Paludicola sp. MB14-C6 genome encodes:
- a CDS encoding LytR/AlgR family response regulator transcription factor, which yields MNIAICDDDTIFLTLIKNEIEIELLKNKVDFHIDTYNSSEKLLKKVNSFHYDILFLDIDMPNLTGIDLVNNYFQEENIYIIFVTNRDDLVFEALQCQPINFIRKQYFKKELPPAISSFIKRFFIEHKYYDFKYNKSIKRVKQCDILYIESKKHYINVVCEKIGDSFTIKSSISSLEKELKDSFFIRIHMGYLVNSLHIKQIGSSCVVLDNGLNLPVSRYRMEEIKKIFHASRRYLL from the coding sequence ATGAATATTGCAATTTGCGATGATGATACCATTTTTTTAACCTTAATAAAAAATGAGATAGAAATTGAGTTATTAAAAAATAAAGTAGATTTTCATATTGATACATATAACAGTAGCGAAAAACTATTGAAAAAAGTAAACTCATTTCATTATGATATTTTATTTTTAGATATTGATATGCCGAATTTAACAGGAATAGATTTAGTAAATAATTATTTTCAGGAAGAAAATATATATATTATTTTTGTAACGAATAGGGATGATTTGGTTTTTGAAGCCCTACAATGTCAACCTATCAATTTTATAAGAAAGCAATATTTTAAAAAAGAATTACCGCCTGCAATATCTTCTTTTATAAAGAGGTTTTTTATTGAACATAAGTATTATGATTTTAAATATAATAAATCAATTAAGAGGGTAAAGCAATGTGATATTTTGTATATAGAAAGTAAGAAGCATTATATCAACGTTGTATGCGAAAAAATAGGCGATTCATTCACCATAAAATCGAGTATATCAAGTCTTGAGAAGGAGCTAAAGGACTCTTTTTTTATCCGAATCCATATGGGATATTTAGTTAACTCATTACATATAAAGCAAATTGGAAGTAGTTGTGTTGTGCTAGATAATGGTTTAAACTTGCCCGTAAGTAGATACAGGATGGAGGAAATAAAAAAAATATTTCATGCAAGTAGGAGATATTTACTATGA
- a CDS encoding alpha-mannosidase, whose translation MPYQTQRHVYRINKTMEKLKNAYYKEIEKLEVTAYKTAEPVPFEKRTSGEKIELREEDKWGTNIFDCAWFHFKGKVPEKNINDDIVLLIDINGEGLVVDENGNAVIGLTTGTSAYEYEPAAKRVVPLNLISKNNNIDIWVDGGCNDLFGRLCEEGKLKQAAIAIRYPELRGLYYDMQVLYYAMNELSKDSPHYHAILNTLNQAQNELYDYTEEEAKKARAILKKELDKKGGTPSLKLSAIGHAHIDLAWLWPIRETIRKGARTFSTVMRLMEKYPDYKFGASQPQLFLWIKEYYPALYEQIKERIAEKRFEIQGAMWVEADTNISGGEALVRQVMYGKKYYKDEFGIDVKNVWLPDVFGYSGALPQIMAKSDVPYFMTQKLSWNHQNPFPYHTFNWQGIDGSKVLTTMLPEETYNSPATPETIRRCEKNYREKGLIEDALVLFGIGNGGGGPASHHLERLDRIKNLADFSPIEQRFASDYFEIINKNKENYRTWIGELYFECHRGTYTTQAKNKMYNRKAENALRELEYACVLANDYPRETIEKYWKEVLLYQFHDILPGSSIKRVYDETTQRYETILEEIKSLTKSRYEKLAQNGEGYTLFNSLSFARNEYINIHGDWYKVNLPALGSASVTTADIETEFNDIYVNTSTIENEALCVNFNEEGNIVSIYDKINKKETIEKGKPANRLAVYYDDGDAWDFDIYYDEQEPRYFELTSQKTYIDGPTAIMEQEYSFNNSKLTQKIILTKDSNILVFDTDVDWQETHKMLRSSFNAEVYTTDATCNIQFGNIKRPTCRNTTWDIAKYEISAHKWIDISDSEYGFALLSESKYGFKAIDNILDINLLRSTTYPGENADKGHHKFKYAVYPHIGNEHQAKVAKAGYFFNFEPIVLQGKTNAKYEAPIIVNSDNVIIETIKKAEDSDAIIIRMYEAYGVKTTVSAKVACENVTLCNLVERDLEKLTAINGEISLDFTPYEIKTLKLQ comes from the coding sequence ATGCCATATCAAACTCAAAGACATGTATATCGCATTAATAAAACAATGGAAAAACTCAAAAATGCTTACTATAAGGAAATTGAGAAACTTGAAGTTACTGCTTATAAAACCGCTGAACCAGTTCCGTTTGAAAAGCGTACAAGCGGCGAAAAAATAGAACTTAGAGAAGAAGACAAATGGGGAACAAATATTTTCGATTGTGCATGGTTTCACTTTAAAGGAAAAGTTCCTGAAAAAAACATAAATGATGATATCGTTTTATTGATTGATATTAACGGCGAAGGTTTAGTTGTAGATGAAAACGGAAATGCCGTTATTGGATTAACAACGGGAACATCGGCTTATGAATATGAACCTGCAGCGAAAAGAGTCGTACCATTAAACCTAATCAGTAAGAACAATAACATTGATATTTGGGTAGACGGTGGCTGCAACGATTTGTTTGGTAGGCTTTGTGAAGAAGGAAAACTGAAGCAAGCTGCCATTGCAATACGTTATCCGGAGCTTAGAGGGCTCTATTATGATATGCAAGTGCTTTATTATGCAATGAATGAACTGAGCAAAGATTCTCCTCATTATCATGCTATTTTAAACACCCTTAACCAAGCGCAAAATGAATTGTATGATTATACAGAAGAAGAGGCAAAAAAAGCTCGTGCAATACTAAAAAAAGAGCTTGATAAAAAAGGCGGGACTCCATCACTAAAGCTTTCAGCTATTGGTCACGCACATATTGACCTTGCATGGCTATGGCCAATACGTGAAACGATTCGTAAAGGCGCAAGAACTTTTTCAACTGTAATGCGTTTGATGGAAAAATATCCTGATTACAAATTTGGTGCAAGTCAGCCACAACTATTTTTATGGATAAAAGAATACTATCCTGCACTTTATGAACAAATAAAAGAACGTATTGCCGAAAAACGTTTTGAAATTCAAGGTGCTATGTGGGTTGAAGCAGATACCAACATTTCAGGTGGTGAAGCACTTGTAAGGCAGGTTATGTATGGCAAAAAATATTATAAAGATGAATTTGGCATCGACGTAAAAAATGTTTGGCTGCCCGATGTATTCGGTTATAGCGGTGCGTTGCCTCAAATAATGGCAAAAAGCGATGTACCTTATTTCATGACACAAAAGCTTTCATGGAATCATCAAAATCCTTTCCCATACCATACTTTCAATTGGCAAGGTATTGATGGCAGTAAAGTGCTTACTACAATGCTTCCTGAAGAGACTTATAATAGCCCAGCTACTCCTGAAACAATTCGTCGTTGCGAAAAAAACTATCGTGAAAAAGGACTGATTGAAGACGCATTGGTTTTGTTCGGAATAGGAAATGGCGGTGGAGGACCTGCAAGCCATCATCTTGAGCGTTTAGATAGAATAAAAAATTTAGCTGATTTCTCACCTATTGAGCAACGTTTTGCATCCGATTATTTTGAAATCATCAATAAAAACAAGGAAAACTATAGAACATGGATTGGTGAACTCTATTTTGAATGTCACAGAGGAACTTACACTACACAAGCTAAAAATAAGATGTACAACCGTAAAGCAGAAAATGCACTAAGAGAATTGGAATATGCTTGCGTGCTTGCAAATGATTATCCTCGTGAAACAATTGAAAAATACTGGAAAGAAGTCCTTTTATACCAATTCCATGATATTTTGCCAGGCTCTTCTATTAAACGTGTATATGATGAAACAACGCAACGATATGAAACAATTTTAGAAGAAATAAAATCTCTTACTAAGAGTCGCTATGAAAAACTTGCTCAAAACGGTGAGGGATACACTTTGTTTAACTCACTTTCCTTTGCCAGAAATGAGTATATAAACATTCACGGCGACTGGTATAAAGTGAACCTTCCTGCATTGGGAAGTGCAAGCGTTACTACTGCGGACATTGAAACTGAATTCAATGATATTTATGTAAACACATCAACTATTGAAAATGAAGCACTTTGCGTAAACTTCAATGAAGAAGGTAACATTGTTTCAATTTATGACAAAATAAACAAGAAAGAAACCATTGAAAAAGGCAAACCTGCAAACAGATTAGCTGTATATTATGACGATGGTGATGCATGGGATTTCGACATTTATTATGATGAGCAAGAACCAAGATATTTTGAATTGACTTCTCAAAAAACATATATAGATGGTCCGACTGCTATTATGGAGCAAGAATACAGCTTTAATAACTCAAAATTAACTCAAAAAATCATTCTTACAAAAGACAGCAACATTCTAGTGTTTGATACTGACGTAGATTGGCAAGAAACACACAAAATGTTACGCTCATCATTTAATGCTGAAGTGTATACAACTGATGCAACCTGTAATATACAATTTGGTAATATCAAAAGGCCTACATGTCGAAATACTACATGGGATATTGCAAAATATGAAATTTCAGCGCATAAATGGATTGATATTTCTGATTCCGAATACGGCTTTGCATTATTAAGTGAGAGCAAATATGGATTTAAAGCTATTGACAATATTCTCGATATCAATCTTTTAAGAAGTACTACCTATCCAGGAGAGAATGCAGATAAAGGACATCACAAATTTAAATATGCTGTATATCCTCATATAGGAAATGAACATCAAGCAAAAGTCGCAAAAGCAGGTTATTTCTTTAATTTTGAACCAATAGTACTACAAGGAAAAACGAATGCAAAATATGAAGCACCAATTATAGTTAATAGCGATAATGTTATCATAGAAACTATTAAAAAGGCCGAAGACAGTGATGCTATTATTATAAGAATGTATGAAGCATACGGAGTGAAAACTACTGTTTCTGCTAAAGTTGCATGTGAAAATGTAACGCTTTGTAACCTTGTTGAGCGTGATCTTGAAAAGCTTACAGCAATCAATGGTGAAATTAGCCTTGACTTTACTCCATATGAAATTAAGACTTTAAAGTTACAATAA
- a CDS encoding cyclic lactone autoinducer peptide, translated as MKNSSTKLAKTIANISLKAAIKACGAASLYGCHQPKEPEALKNFKQN; from the coding sequence ATGAAAAATTCATCAACTAAATTGGCAAAAACAATTGCAAACATTAGTTTAAAGGCAGCAATCAAAGCATGCGGTGCAGCTTCCCTTTATGGATGCCATCAACCAAAAGAGCCTGAGGCTTTGAAAAACTTCAAACAAAACTAG
- a CDS encoding M23 family metallopeptidase → MKKAYKISVFVLIVAILITSIFGYQNYQKYTKTRPINVNGILVNKELVACKSYEVTHSFLNGVIQRKRNFIDSKEIMQQITVKGNKLIIETDAEVTIKDTKFQKEIFKGTTEALKDFVFTKQGTYMVKAQRNYNDKYGKGIVHYEFLAEITESLEIHLSNEKPKQGELVKLEVLGTFPNSKVAVKGDFLPSHSFYNKDGIMELYIPITYYKPAQSYDMKLQVNDTIYPFTLDVQKEKFTQLHFTVSESVTNSTVNSDAANIEYKNKIHPLYKTMDSNKYWVNYFIKPIQETRISSAFGQERYVNNATTPTRHSGIDYAAPEGTEVVATNNGKVEFAEFVQLTGNTIVIDHGLGVKSYHFHLSSINVKAGDIVKQGQLIGKVGTTGFSTGPHLHFQMSIQNQPINPELMYQIKF, encoded by the coding sequence ATGAAAAAAGCATATAAAATCAGCGTATTTGTTCTAATCGTTGCTATTTTAATAACAAGCATATTCGGCTACCAAAACTATCAAAAATATACCAAGACAAGGCCCATTAATGTGAACGGTATCCTTGTTAATAAAGAATTGGTAGCGTGTAAAAGTTATGAGGTAACCCATAGTTTTTTAAATGGTGTAATTCAAAGGAAACGCAATTTTATAGATTCAAAAGAAATCATGCAGCAAATAACCGTAAAAGGAAATAAACTGATTATAGAAACTGATGCAGAAGTAACAATCAAAGATACTAAATTTCAAAAAGAGATTTTTAAAGGAACTACTGAAGCATTAAAAGATTTTGTATTTACTAAGCAGGGAACTTATATGGTAAAAGCTCAGAGAAATTACAATGATAAATATGGAAAAGGTATTGTTCACTATGAGTTTTTAGCAGAAATAACAGAAAGTCTTGAAATTCATTTGTCCAATGAGAAGCCAAAGCAAGGGGAACTTGTAAAATTAGAAGTCTTAGGAACTTTCCCCAATTCTAAAGTTGCAGTAAAAGGCGATTTTCTCCCATCACATAGCTTTTATAATAAAGATGGCATCATGGAGCTTTATATACCGATTACTTATTATAAACCGGCTCAATCATATGATATGAAGTTGCAAGTGAATGATACAATTTATCCATTTACATTGGATGTCCAAAAAGAAAAATTTACGCAATTACATTTTACTGTGAGTGAATCTGTTACGAATAGTACAGTAAACAGCGATGCAGCGAATATTGAATATAAAAATAAAATTCATCCTTTATATAAAACAATGGATAGTAATAAATACTGGGTAAATTATTTTATAAAGCCAATTCAAGAAACACGAATTTCATCCGCCTTTGGTCAAGAGAGATATGTTAATAATGCAACAACTCCAACCCGTCATTCAGGAATTGATTACGCTGCACCCGAAGGAACTGAAGTAGTTGCCACGAATAATGGGAAAGTGGAGTTTGCGGAATTTGTTCAACTTACGGGAAACACAATTGTAATCGATCATGGCCTTGGTGTAAAAAGCTATCATTTCCATCTATCAAGTATCAACGTAAAAGCAGGAGATATTGTGAAACAAGGTCAACTGATTGGTAAAGTAGGAACAACAGGCTTTTCAACGGGACCTCATCTCCATTTTCAGATGAGTATTCAAAATCAACCGATTAACCCGGAATTGATGTATCAAATAAAGTTTTAA
- a CDS encoding sensor histidine kinase — MNEIVDFFFELLINLLEFLVIIDFVSNFLGYKYVGITRLIGFLVGVGVNFTYITVINSVTPFEGMGGLISLMLVILYCIVFTKGSLLSKIFISATTFITILVINMVVLTLVSYITNLDIVSLMSEASSARYVTVIITKILFFFITRIILFFKDKDNYSLSRFEWIALISIILISIIISTFVVEIIIKNPNLKTGNIFVLLTSFGIVTIDILTYYLLLKLSRDNNDRIKYIMLEQEYKYQKKHFDEVKELYNDISKARHDLKNHFTCIMGMIELDEKQHALDYIQQIMEDKINIGPKYVETNNQAANIILNNKLAICKELSIDTKCFINGNLSAVSEIDICILLGNILDNAIEASKLCESPKITIDIRGNNDSLQILVGNTIVNSVLKVNSMFKTNKKEKRHHGYGVQNIKGIVSKYNGTIDYYEQEDMIYCNIII, encoded by the coding sequence ATGAACGAAATAGTGGATTTCTTTTTTGAACTCTTAATAAATTTATTAGAGTTTTTAGTTATTATCGATTTTGTATCTAACTTTTTAGGATATAAATATGTAGGCATTACAAGGTTGATTGGTTTTCTTGTAGGGGTTGGTGTGAATTTTACATATATCACAGTTATAAATAGTGTAACACCTTTCGAAGGAATGGGTGGGCTTATTTCGTTAATGTTGGTGATTCTATATTGTATTGTTTTTACCAAAGGTTCTTTGCTATCAAAAATATTTATTTCTGCTACTACATTTATAACAATTCTTGTGATAAATATGGTTGTTTTAACTTTAGTAAGCTATATTACAAACTTAGATATTGTAAGTCTTATGAGTGAAGCCAGTTCTGCAAGATATGTTACAGTAATTATAACAAAGATTTTATTTTTCTTCATCACAAGAATTATATTGTTTTTTAAAGATAAGGATAATTATTCATTAAGCCGTTTTGAATGGATAGCACTCATTTCTATTATTCTTATCTCAATCATAATAAGTACTTTTGTTGTTGAAATTATTATAAAAAATCCCAATTTAAAAACAGGAAATATATTCGTTTTATTAACATCATTTGGTATTGTAACAATAGACATATTGACTTATTATTTATTGCTGAAACTAAGTAGAGATAATAATGATCGAATCAAATATATTATGCTTGAACAGGAATATAAATACCAAAAAAAGCATTTTGATGAAGTAAAAGAATTATACAATGATATCTCAAAAGCAAGACACGACTTAAAAAATCATTTTACATGTATTATGGGAATGATTGAATTAGATGAAAAACAACATGCTTTAGATTATATTCAACAAATTATGGAGGATAAAATAAACATAGGACCAAAATACGTTGAAACCAATAACCAAGCGGCAAATATTATTTTAAATAATAAATTAGCAATTTGTAAGGAACTATCCATTGATACAAAATGTTTTATTAATGGCAATCTGAGTGCAGTATCGGAAATTGATATTTGTATTTTACTTGGAAATATTCTTGATAACGCCATTGAAGCGTCTAAGTTATGCGAATCTCCTAAAATAACAATAGATATTCGTGGCAATAACGATTCTCTTCAAATATTAGTTGGAAATACAATCGTGAATTCGGTTTTAAAAGTCAATTCGATGTTTAAGACCAATAAAAAAGAAAAAAGACATCACGGCTATGGTGTTCAAAATATCAAAGGAATTGTATCAAAGTATAATGGAACAATAGATTATTATGAACAAGAAGATATGATTTATTGTAATATAATTATATGA
- a CDS encoding GNAT family N-acetyltransferase, which produces MIIRRVTSDDYMDIYNINKESLGYDYSEDKTKMQLEKIMQLQSNIIFVAQQENHVIGYIHLSEYENTYHDSLKNIVTFAVAKNYQNHGVGEKLITAAEEWAKESGSRGIRLVTGHERKAARKFYAKHGYELRKEQSNLIKWF; this is translated from the coding sequence ATGATTATTCGAAGAGTAACTTCTGATGATTATATGGATATATATAACATTAATAAAGAGAGTTTAGGCTATGATTATTCCGAGGATAAAACGAAAATGCAATTAGAAAAAATAATGCAATTACAAAGTAATATTATTTTTGTAGCGCAACAGGAAAATCATGTGATAGGTTATATTCATCTTTCTGAATATGAAAATACTTATCATGATAGCTTAAAGAATATTGTTACTTTTGCAGTTGCAAAAAATTATCAAAATCATGGTGTTGGTGAAAAATTGATTACAGCAGCTGAAGAATGGGCGAAAGAAAGCGGCTCAAGGGGAATACGTCTAGTAACCGGTCATGAAAGGAAAGCAGCACGAAAATTTTATGCAAAGCATGGTTATGAGCTTCGAAAAGAACAAAGCAATTTAATCAAATGGTTTTAG
- a CDS encoding accessory gene regulator ArgB-like protein, which translates to MLDIITYLSNNITNFLCKKEVINLRDKSIYQYGCEVIISAIVGFTLILVTGVILEEILLSVVFLLVFVPLRMFTGGYHADNYLKCNIVFECLFLATIFSTRIFISYFTYPAVILFGVFSFITILCYAPIENENKPLTEEEKKKHKLTGAILCIFYEIIILLVYPLASKLSVTATITLFIVTVLILYQKVKDGNDHEKFIN; encoded by the coding sequence GTGCTTGACATCATTACTTATCTTTCAAATAATATAACCAATTTTTTATGTAAAAAGGAAGTAATAAATTTACGAGATAAATCCATATATCAATATGGTTGTGAAGTAATAATATCTGCAATTGTGGGCTTTACACTAATATTAGTTACCGGAGTCATCTTAGAAGAAATACTTCTTTCGGTTGTTTTTCTTTTGGTTTTTGTTCCACTCAGAATGTTTACGGGCGGTTATCATGCCGATAATTATCTCAAATGTAATATTGTTTTCGAATGTCTTTTTTTGGCAACAATATTTTCAACCAGAATATTTATATCCTATTTTACTTATCCTGCAGTTATTTTATTTGGAGTGTTTAGTTTTATTACAATTCTTTGTTATGCACCTATAGAAAATGAAAATAAACCGCTAACAGAAGAGGAAAAGAAAAAGCATAAATTAACTGGCGCAATACTTTGTATTTTTTATGAGATTATTATATTATTAGTTTATCCCTTGGCATCTAAGTTGTCAGTAACGGCAACTATAACATTGTTTATAGTTACCGTACTAATATTATATCAAAAAGTAAAGGATGGTAATGATCATGAAAAATTCATCAACTAA
- a CDS encoding ABC transporter permease — translation MKKVIPVSFMLLFCILILLVQITLINQAKNTLPTAICFRSQDGMNVSFDEIKELKDVTAVAQRNATIATTYNDDNEKVNLWYTNENYFEVANFKCKYGSFFEAKSGVEQNRFIVISNQLALRYFKTDKVIGQSMLIDNQIYTICGVYEQKQALLNQLAQQKLSTIYMPYQSYTGKEPLLPQLILVKSNSQFIKSAYDYVQNQIPSYLNYDSVTNYNDILRLIRQTIRLSIAACGIVVLIILIILLIRQSKKSYQLYRMDGFTREFYKAIALIGILVAVGILTIFLTQFNFFLPADWTPKENIFDLNFYKEQLKSVFQMKNTIMVYDPFLNYSYISMFTCGVLSIMLFLNFVVLLLLCIPIFTYLKKKFVK, via the coding sequence ATGAAAAAGGTTATACCGGTAAGCTTTATGTTACTATTTTGTATTCTGATATTGCTGGTTCAAATTACGCTAATCAATCAAGCTAAAAATACATTACCTACTGCTATTTGTTTTCGCTCTCAAGACGGAATGAACGTTTCATTTGATGAAATAAAGGAACTAAAGGATGTTACAGCGGTTGCACAAAGAAATGCTACTATTGCTACTACATATAATGATGATAATGAAAAAGTCAATCTGTGGTATACAAATGAGAACTATTTCGAAGTAGCAAATTTTAAATGTAAATATGGTAGCTTTTTTGAAGCAAAATCAGGTGTAGAACAAAATCGGTTTATTGTTATAAGCAATCAATTAGCTTTGCGATATTTTAAAACAGATAAGGTTATAGGTCAAAGCATGCTGATTGATAATCAGATTTACACAATTTGCGGGGTATATGAACAAAAGCAAGCATTATTGAATCAATTAGCACAACAGAAGTTATCCACGATATATATGCCGTATCAAAGCTATACGGGAAAAGAACCATTATTGCCACAACTTATATTAGTAAAATCAAATTCTCAGTTTATAAAAAGTGCTTATGATTATGTGCAAAACCAAATTCCATCATATTTGAATTATGATTCTGTTACAAATTATAATGATATTCTTCGATTGATAAGGCAAACAATACGTTTATCTATTGCAGCTTGTGGGATTGTTGTTTTAATAATCCTTATTATCCTACTAATAAGACAAAGTAAAAAAAGTTATCAATTATATCGTATGGATGGATTCACTAGAGAATTTTATAAAGCAATAGCGCTGATTGGAATATTAGTCGCAGTTGGAATTCTAACTATTTTCCTAACACAATTCAATTTCTTTTTACCTGCAGATTGGACGCCGAAAGAAAATATATTTGATTTAAATTTTTATAAAGAACAATTAAAATCTGTTTTTCAAATGAAAAACACTATTATGGTATATGATCCATTTTTGAATTATAGTTATATCAGTATGTTTACATGCGGAGTGTTGAGTATAATGCTTTTTCTGAATTTTGTTGTTTTATTGCTGTTGTGTATTCCTATCTTTACATATTTAAAAAAGAAATTTGTTAAATGA
- a CDS encoding SPFH domain-containing protein — protein sequence MGLIKAGIGAVGGVISDQWREYFYCESMDESVLVAKGQKRISKRSSNTKGEQNIISNGSIIAVNDGQCMIIVEQGKVAELCAEPGEFVYDASTEPSVFYGNLSDTIPVSFSLIGKRFKMGGDSGKDQRIYFFNTKEILGNKYGTANPVPFRVVDKNIGLDIDISIRCNGEYSYKIVNPMLFYTNVCGNVEDTYSRDEIDSMLKSELLTALQPAFAKISEIGVRYSAIPGHTMELADALNTVLSEKWSKLRGIEIASLGVNSVNASKEDEDMIKQLQKSAVMRNPTMAAAAMVGAQSDAMRMAASNENGAMMGFMGMGMAQQAGGINAQNLFAMGNQQPQQIDNCDGWKCECGATGNNGKFCSQCGKPKPSANDEWICICGTKNIGKFCCECAKPRPESNGWTCSCGTINKGKFCCECAKPKPTDALLYKCDKCGWEPLDPQHPPKFCPECGDLFNNNDISR from the coding sequence ATGGGATTGATTAAAGCAGGTATTGGTGCAGTTGGAGGTGTTATTTCTGACCAATGGAGAGAATATTTTTATTGTGAATCAATGGATGAAAGTGTTTTAGTAGCGAAAGGGCAAAAACGAATATCAAAACGTAGTTCTAACACAAAGGGTGAGCAAAATATTATTTCAAATGGTTCAATTATAGCTGTGAATGATGGCCAGTGTATGATTATCGTAGAACAAGGTAAGGTTGCAGAGCTTTGTGCTGAGCCAGGCGAATTTGTTTATGATGCTTCAACTGAACCAAGCGTTTTTTATGGTAATTTAAGTGATACGATTCCTGTAAGCTTTTCTTTGATTGGCAAGCGGTTTAAGATGGGCGGTGATTCAGGCAAGGATCAACGCATTTATTTCTTCAATACAAAAGAAATTTTAGGTAATAAATATGGTACAGCAAACCCTGTTCCATTTCGTGTAGTTGATAAAAATATCGGACTTGATATTGATATTTCAATTCGTTGCAATGGTGAATATTCATATAAAATAGTGAATCCTATGCTTTTTTATACCAATGTTTGTGGTAATGTAGAAGATACATATAGTCGTGATGAAATTGACAGCATGCTTAAATCTGAGTTGTTAACAGCTTTACAACCTGCATTTGCTAAAATATCTGAAATTGGAGTGCGCTATAGCGCAATACCTGGACACACAATGGAACTTGCAGATGCGCTTAATACTGTTCTTTCCGAAAAATGGAGTAAGTTGCGTGGTATTGAAATTGCTTCTTTGGGTGTTAATTCAGTTAATGCTTCTAAAGAAGATGAAGATATGATAAAGCAACTTCAAAAAAGTGCAGTTATGCGCAATCCAACGATGGCGGCTGCAGCAATGGTTGGTGCGCAATCAGATGCTATGAGGATGGCAGCTTCTAATGAAAATGGTGCTATGATGGGCTTTATGGGTATGGGTATGGCACAACAAGCCGGAGGAATAAACGCTCAGAATTTATTTGCTATGGGAAATCAACAACCTCAGCAGATTGATAATTGTGATGGCTGGAAATGTGAATGTGGTGCAACAGGTAACAACGGTAAATTTTGTTCACAATGTGGTAAGCCGAAACCAAGTGCTAATGATGAATGGATCTGTATTTGTGGCACTAAAAACATAGGTAAGTTTTGTTGCGAGTGTGCTAAGCCAAGACCAGAAAGTAACGGATGGACTTGTTCATGTGGAACAATTAACAAGGGAAAATTTTGTTGCGAGTGTGCAAAGCCTAAGCCGACAGATGCTTTGTTATACAAATGTGATAAATGCGGCTGGGAACCGTTAGATCCCCAACATCCACCTAAGTTCTGTCCGGAATGTGGTGACTTATTTAATAATAATGATATAAGTAGATAA
- a CDS encoding YdcF family protein encodes MNKADECAKIIWDYMVMKMPLQKCECIFVLGSNDVRVAEYVSQLLLDGYGDYIVFSGGYGNFTKGTFKKPEADLFAEIAISMGVSENKILIENKATNTGENVHFTLDLLEKRGLKPQSWLLVQKPFMERRSYATFKKVLPNAKAIVTSPQIAFEEYDNEIISKEALIYTVAGDMQRIIEYPKKGYMIEQDVPKEVVEAMNCIIQMGYTEHLLK; translated from the coding sequence ATGAACAAAGCGGATGAATGCGCAAAAATTATATGGGATTATATGGTGATGAAAATGCCTTTGCAAAAATGTGAATGTATTTTTGTATTAGGAAGCAATGATGTTCGAGTAGCCGAGTATGTATCTCAACTGTTATTAGATGGATATGGCGATTATATCGTCTTTTCAGGTGGGTATGGGAATTTTACAAAAGGAACTTTTAAAAAGCCGGAAGCAGATTTATTTGCAGAAATAGCAATTTCAATGGGCGTATCGGAAAATAAAATATTGATTGAAAACAAAGCGACCAATACCGGAGAGAATGTTCATTTTACTTTGGATTTGTTAGAAAAGCGAGGATTAAAACCACAAAGCTGGTTATTAGTGCAAAAGCCTTTTATGGAAAGAAGAAGCTATGCTACCTTTAAAAAGGTGCTGCCGAATGCAAAAGCAATTGTTACTTCACCTCAAATTGCGTTTGAAGAATATGATAATGAAATCATATCAAAAGAGGCGTTAATATATACTGTAGCAGGTGATATGCAACGTATCATCGAATATCCTAAAAAGGGATATATGATTGAACAAGATGTGCCGAAAGAGGTAGTAGAGGCAATGAATTGCATAATTCAAATGGGCTATACAGAGCATTTGTTAAAATAA